A DNA window from Flavobacteriales bacterium contains the following coding sequences:
- a CDS encoding tetratricopeptide repeat protein yields MKRPGVTIFFLLVVHLVLAQTPIDFNLLVNRTHADRTFLLNDYYEGQIRAYDSLQVAEHIEVVRSLAQKYDDVELGYEAEVMRGHYLVNAIPISDEYVVDECKKLIELGEKDKVIWLQVRMHSVLGHFYLNRMQQYAYGLFHLTKAAELMRNLDLADYPLKYLCNYHVGLWQYQLDDMQEALKSFRLALDPKPEAMFVRSNIFTLNAIGLIFRRSNQLDSSDAYITKALRLSEASNDTAWEAITSGNLGENYYLRGEFEKAVPLLQADLAMAEKTLDCGLASNALALLGEIALHQGDIRTAEVQLTKALLYARQWNEVKRFAKVYPGLAKLAAKKGNAALVAAYIDSATMVKDTMDKLKSSLLTTKAQQSVEREHLEDAMRISQLEKEKNVAERNMALALVLALSVIFVVIFSRLWNRFKNKQSELTKAKKALEEFAYMLAEKNIRLAEFDLKAEIESDEELLELQQTTILTDEDWANFQVLFNKVYPGYLDRLTERHTHLSFTEVRYMALLKMNVSPKQMSSMLGVGDNAIRQYRLRIRTRLGITAADDLQALVENI; encoded by the coding sequence ATGAAAAGACCTGGCGTTACCATTTTTTTCTTGTTGGTTGTGCATTTGGTTCTTGCACAGACGCCTATCGATTTCAATCTGCTGGTCAATCGCACACATGCAGATAGGACCTTTCTGCTCAACGATTATTACGAAGGACAAATTCGTGCTTACGACTCGCTGCAGGTTGCCGAGCACATCGAAGTGGTGCGCAGTTTGGCCCAAAAGTATGATGATGTGGAACTTGGCTATGAGGCTGAGGTCATGCGAGGCCATTACTTAGTGAACGCTATTCCGATAAGTGATGAATACGTGGTTGATGAATGTAAGAAGCTAATTGAGCTTGGCGAAAAGGATAAGGTTATCTGGTTGCAGGTGAGGATGCATAGCGTACTTGGCCATTTCTATCTCAATAGAATGCAGCAATATGCCTACGGATTATTCCATCTGACCAAAGCGGCCGAGCTGATGCGAAATTTGGATCTGGCAGATTATCCATTGAAATACCTCTGCAATTACCATGTTGGACTTTGGCAATATCAGTTGGATGATATGCAAGAGGCACTTAAGTCCTTCAGATTGGCCCTTGATCCTAAACCAGAGGCAATGTTCGTGCGCTCCAATATATTTACGCTCAATGCCATTGGACTCATATTCCGTAGATCCAATCAGCTCGATTCGTCTGATGCATACATCACGAAGGCATTACGGCTAAGTGAAGCCAGTAATGATACGGCATGGGAGGCCATTACTAGTGGAAATCTAGGCGAGAACTATTATTTAAGAGGCGAGTTTGAGAAGGCCGTTCCATTGTTGCAAGCGGATCTGGCAATGGCAGAAAAAACCCTTGATTGTGGTCTTGCGTCCAATGCTTTGGCCTTGCTTGGTGAGATCGCGTTGCACCAAGGCGATATCAGAACCGCTGAAGTTCAACTGACCAAAGCCTTGCTATATGCACGGCAATGGAATGAGGTGAAACGCTTTGCCAAGGTTTATCCCGGTTTGGCAAAACTTGCAGCAAAAAAGGGAAATGCAGCATTGGTAGCGGCCTACATCGATTCTGCCACCATGGTAAAAGACACCATGGACAAGCTGAAAAGCAGTCTTTTGACCACCAAAGCACAGCAAAGTGTGGAGCGCGAGCATTTAGAAGACGCCATGCGTATTTCGCAGCTCGAAAAAGAGAAAAACGTGGCAGAACGTAATATGGCCCTTGCGCTGGTGTTGGCGCTATCGGTCATTTTTGTTGTCATATTCAGCCGATTGTGGAACCGATTTAAGAACAAACAATCGGAGCTGACAAAGGCCAAAAAAGCGCTGGAAGAATTTGCCTACATGCTGGCCGAAAAGAACATCCGATTGGCCGAATTTGACCTGAAAGCAGAAATTGAATCTGACGAAGAACTTCTGGAGCTTCAACAGACAACCATCCTAACCGATGAGGATTGGGCAAACTTCCAGGTTCTGTTCAATAAGGTTTATCCAGGATATCTGGACCGACTGACTGAAAGACATACTCACCTGAGTTTTACCGAAGTGCGTTACATGGCACTGCTCAAGATGAATGTATCGCCCAAACAGATGTCTTCTATGCTTGGTGTGGGTGACAATGCTATCCGCCAGTACAGGCTTCGCATCCGAACAAGGCTCGGCATTACCGCTGCCGATGACCTTCAGGCTCTGGTTGAAAACATCTGA
- the lon gene encoding endopeptidase La, with product MNDPFEDIVQFSNLIEEDSEFIPLLSPEDEEHMNAEEIPELVGILPLRNTVLFPGVVIPITIGRDKSIKLVKDAYHSTKVIGVLAQKDVAVEDPEPKDMNRIGTVARIIKMLQMPDGSTTVIIQGKRRFEVREIVEVEPYFRGRITAFDEIKPIRKSKEFNALVDSLKDIALDIIRQSPNIPSESEFALKNIESPSFLINFISSNMDASVSEKQKMLEVADLKQRAEMVLHHLTKNLQMLELKNQIQSKVKVDIDKQQREYFLNQQMKQIQEELGGSSLDQEIAEMEARADKKKWTAKVEEHFNKELDKLGRMNPSSGEYSVQMNYLDTLLELPWGEFTSDNFDLKRAQKVLDKDHFGLKKVKERILEHLAVLKLKGDLKAPILCLVGPPGVGKTSLGKSIAEAVGRSYVRVSLGGLKDESEIRGHRKTYIGAMPGRIVQNIKKAKSSNPVFVLDELDKVGTDFHGDPSSALLEVLDPEQNNAFYDNYLEVEYDLSKVMFIATANSLNTIQPALRDRLEIIEVSGYTIEEKMEIAKRHLVPKQIEEHGLKKSDVKLSKQALEKVIEEYTRESGVRGLEKTIAKLVRNRAKFVAMDEPKDPNITIQDVEEILGPPRMQRDRYTDNEFAGVVTGLAWTSVGGDILFIESSLSKGKGKLTLTGNLGEVMKESAVIALEYLKAHADKLGLKPEIFDEWNLHIHVPEGATPKDGPSAGITIFTALASLYTQRKVRDKLAMTGEITLRGKVLPVGGIKEKILAAKRARITEIILSAENRKDVEEIEAEYLKGLTFHYVKNMDEVMDRALLKQKVKNPLNIS from the coding sequence ATGAATGACCCATTTGAGGATATTGTGCAATTTTCGAACCTGATTGAGGAAGATTCGGAGTTCATTCCGTTACTTTCCCCAGAGGACGAAGAGCACATGAATGCAGAGGAGATTCCCGAATTGGTTGGGATTCTTCCGTTAAGGAACACCGTCCTTTTTCCTGGAGTTGTCATTCCGATAACCATCGGAAGAGACAAATCAATTAAGCTTGTTAAAGATGCCTATCACAGTACAAAAGTGATTGGTGTGTTGGCACAGAAAGATGTTGCTGTGGAAGATCCTGAACCAAAGGATATGAACCGTATTGGAACGGTTGCGCGCATCATTAAGATGTTGCAAATGCCCGATGGCAGCACAACGGTGATCATCCAAGGAAAAAGACGTTTTGAAGTGCGCGAGATCGTAGAGGTTGAGCCGTATTTCAGAGGACGCATTACCGCTTTTGATGAGATTAAACCGATCAGGAAAAGTAAGGAGTTCAATGCGTTGGTCGATTCGCTGAAGGATATTGCCTTGGACATCATCCGCCAATCTCCGAATATTCCTTCCGAGAGTGAGTTTGCGCTTAAGAATATCGAAAGTCCATCATTCCTCATCAATTTCATTTCTTCTAACATGGATGCTTCTGTAAGCGAGAAGCAGAAAATGCTGGAAGTGGCCGATCTGAAGCAGCGAGCCGAAATGGTGCTGCATCACCTTACCAAGAACCTACAGATGTTGGAACTGAAAAATCAGATCCAATCGAAGGTGAAAGTTGATATCGACAAGCAACAGCGCGAGTATTTCCTTAATCAGCAGATGAAGCAGATCCAAGAAGAATTGGGTGGCAGTTCGCTTGATCAGGAAATTGCTGAAATGGAGGCTAGGGCAGACAAGAAGAAATGGACTGCCAAGGTTGAAGAACATTTCAATAAGGAGTTGGATAAATTGGGCAGAATGAACCCGAGTTCGGGAGAATATTCGGTTCAAATGAACTACCTCGATACACTGCTTGAATTACCTTGGGGTGAGTTTACAAGTGACAATTTTGATCTGAAACGTGCCCAAAAAGTATTGGACAAGGATCATTTTGGACTGAAGAAGGTGAAGGAACGTATCCTAGAACATCTTGCAGTCCTTAAACTGAAAGGCGATCTGAAAGCACCGATTCTGTGTTTGGTCGGTCCTCCGGGAGTTGGTAAAACGAGTTTGGGAAAATCCATTGCTGAGGCCGTTGGTCGCAGTTATGTGCGTGTTTCCTTGGGAGGATTGAAAGATGAGTCTGAAATCCGTGGACACCGTAAGACATACATTGGTGCCATGCCAGGGCGGATCGTTCAGAACATCAAAAAGGCAAAATCATCCAATCCGGTTTTCGTATTAGATGAGTTGGATAAAGTAGGGACAGATTTTCATGGCGATCCATCTTCAGCATTGCTCGAAGTGTTGGATCCAGAACAGAATAATGCCTTCTACGATAATTATTTGGAAGTGGAATACGACCTATCTAAGGTCATGTTCATTGCAACAGCCAATAGCCTGAACACCATTCAGCCAGCGTTGCGCGATCGATTGGAAATCATTGAAGTGAGCGGTTACACTATCGAAGAGAAGATGGAAATTGCCAAACGTCACTTGGTTCCAAAGCAGATTGAAGAGCACGGGCTCAAAAAGTCAGATGTCAAGTTGAGCAAGCAAGCACTGGAAAAGGTGATTGAAGAATACACGCGCGAAAGTGGCGTGCGTGGATTGGAAAAAACGATTGCCAAACTGGTGCGTAATCGTGCCAAGTTTGTGGCTATGGACGAACCGAAAGATCCCAATATCACAATACAAGATGTGGAGGAGATTTTAGGTCCTCCTCGAATGCAACGCGACCGATACACCGACAACGAATTTGCTGGAGTGGTAACGGGCTTAGCTTGGACCTCTGTTGGTGGCGATATTCTTTTCATCGAGTCTAGTCTGAGCAAAGGAAAAGGCAAATTGACTTTGACTGGAAACTTGGGCGAAGTGATGAAAGAATCGGCTGTTATTGCCTTGGAATACTTGAAAGCGCACGCAGATAAACTCGGTCTCAAACCAGAGATCTTTGACGAGTGGAACTTGCACATTCACGTTCCAGAAGGAGCAACTCCTAAGGATGGACCGTCAGCAGGAATCACCATTTTTACTGCTTTGGCATCGCTTTATACGCAACGCAAAGTGCGCGACAAACTGGCCATGACAGGAGAGATAACGCTTCGCGGAAAAGTACTTCCAGTAGGTGGCATCAAGGAGAAAATATTGGCTGCTAAACGCGCCCGAATAACGGAGATCATTCTTTCTGCCGAGAACAGAAAAGATGTAGAGGAAATAGAAGCAGAATACCTAAAAGGCCTCACTTTTCACTACGTAAAGAATATGGACGAGGTAATGGACCGTGCTCTACTCAAGCAGAAAGTCAAGAACCCGTTGAACATATCTTAA
- a CDS encoding lysoplasmalogenase produces MFDSLKKFSILYYGLVAIFMGTVLFDQLLVHYMVKPLFMVALMIFHRKQVEGGFGFFSKAVQFGLFFSWIGDIALMIDERYPILFVVGLGAFLIAHVGYAIGFVRTITDSGKPLNVGRSILIAIPFALFTGAFFYYIKDGIPSDLFVPVLAYTIVISIMGMTAAARYSHVDSKSYNWIVIGAILFILSDCVIAVNKFYYDFDYDAILNMVLYLTGQFMITIGAVFYANKNRK; encoded by the coding sequence ATGTTCGACTCGCTTAAGAAGTTTTCCATTCTATATTATGGTTTGGTGGCCATATTCATGGGCACCGTTTTGTTTGACCAACTATTGGTTCATTACATGGTGAAACCATTGTTTATGGTTGCGCTGATGATCTTTCATCGAAAGCAGGTTGAAGGTGGTTTCGGATTCTTCTCCAAAGCGGTTCAGTTCGGACTGTTCTTCTCTTGGATAGGCGACATTGCGCTGATGATTGATGAGCGCTACCCTATTCTTTTCGTAGTTGGATTGGGTGCTTTTCTAATTGCACACGTTGGTTATGCCATTGGGTTTGTTCGCACCATTACGGATTCAGGAAAACCACTGAATGTGGGCCGATCGATATTGATCGCCATTCCCTTTGCTCTATTTACGGGTGCCTTCTTCTATTACATTAAAGATGGTATTCCAAGCGATCTGTTTGTCCCCGTATTGGCCTACACCATCGTCATCAGTATTATGGGAATGACCGCAGCTGCGCGCTACAGCCATGTAGATTCTAAATCCTACAATTGGATTGTTATCGGAGCCATTCTGTTCATTCTTTCCGATTGCGTGATTGCCGTGAACAAGTTCTATTACGACTTTGACTATGACGCCATTCTGAACATGGTGCTATACCTGACCGGACAGTTTATGATCACTATTGGTGCAGTTTTCTACGCCAATAAGAATCGAAAATAA
- a CDS encoding sterol desaturase family protein: protein MKVNYIALSIPIFFLLIGVELLVGYLKKEKLYRFNDALTNINLGIGSQVVGIMTKGLLFLAYLYLYENRVYTFENTWWTWVLLFLGVDFFYYWFHRASHEINALWAAHIVHHQSEDYNLSVALRQSWFQGWFSWVFYLPLAVVGFDPIIFAAMASFNTLYQFWIHTTTIKTMGPLEWVFNTPSHHRVHHGSNPKYIDKNHAGSLIIWDRMFGTFQQEEEEVVYGITSPLNSWNPVWANFHYWKDLWQLSKRSKGLDKVLVFLKPPGWQPDYLGGFQAPQEIDLKAYHKYEVDGLQHHHIYVFFVFMIALALSTAVLFLKDSLGTIPLYATMFYLLATLGISGGLMENQRWLIPAEYARIFATLIVALLFWEHPNFMLIMRGAAVFALVNFVWFSRVVKYIRLQGDVRLA from the coding sequence ATGAAAGTCAACTACATCGCCCTTTCCATTCCGATTTTCTTTTTGCTGATAGGCGTGGAACTTTTGGTGGGATATCTGAAGAAGGAGAAGCTGTATCGTTTTAATGATGCACTTACGAACATCAATCTCGGTATCGGTTCGCAGGTGGTGGGTATTATGACAAAGGGTCTGCTATTTCTGGCATATCTCTATCTCTACGAAAACCGCGTTTATACCTTTGAGAATACTTGGTGGACCTGGGTACTCCTTTTCCTTGGGGTTGATTTCTTCTACTATTGGTTCCACCGCGCTAGCCACGAAATAAACGCGCTTTGGGCAGCCCATATCGTGCATCATCAGAGCGAAGATTACAACCTTTCGGTTGCGCTTAGACAGTCTTGGTTTCAAGGGTGGTTCTCATGGGTATTCTATCTGCCGTTGGCAGTGGTCGGTTTCGACCCGATCATTTTTGCAGCCATGGCTTCGTTCAATACGCTGTATCAGTTTTGGATACACACCACCACCATCAAAACAATGGGGCCTTTGGAATGGGTATTCAACACACCATCTCACCACCGAGTGCATCATGGAAGTAATCCGAAGTATATCGATAAGAACCACGCAGGGAGTTTGATCATTTGGGACCGCATGTTCGGCACGTTTCAACAAGAAGAAGAGGAGGTAGTGTATGGAATAACGAGTCCACTGAACAGTTGGAATCCCGTTTGGGCCAACTTCCACTATTGGAAAGATCTGTGGCAACTGTCCAAACGTTCAAAAGGCTTGGACAAGGTGCTGGTATTTCTGAAACCTCCTGGCTGGCAACCCGATTATTTGGGCGGTTTTCAAGCTCCGCAGGAGATAGACCTGAAGGCCTACCACAAGTACGAGGTTGATGGGCTTCAGCACCATCATATATATGTTTTCTTCGTGTTTATGATTGCGCTTGCCTTATCTACCGCTGTGTTGTTCTTGAAAGATTCGCTAGGCACCATTCCGCTTTACGCAACCATGTTCTACTTATTGGCCACTTTGGGCATTTCGGGCGGCTTGATGGAAAACCAGCGTTGGCTTATTCCTGCAGAATATGCACGCATTTTTGCCACACTGATCGTTGCACTCCTGTTTTGGGAGCATCCGAATTTCATGCTCATTATGCGCGGTGCTGCTGTATTTGCGCTGGTCAACTTTGTTTGGTTCAGTCGCGTTGTAAAATATATTAGACTACAAGGAGATGTTCGACTCGCTTAA